A section of the Ranitomeya imitator isolate aRanImi1 chromosome 7, aRanImi1.pri, whole genome shotgun sequence genome encodes:
- the LOC138646176 gene encoding zinc finger protein 665-like, which translates to MNNPQTIMEKGENDVQGNEWRCKEEVVTDEYANSSEGHLISSYIKVEDDSFKQETYEEHGNISDIHSTLYSKELSPNSSQIVKQNKSVENKSGPTRKKPILCSECGKCFAKKSNLVVHERIHTGEKPFSCSECGKYFSQKTNLLAHEKHHTGEKPFSCSECGKCFTAKSTLVVHQRNHTGEKPYSCSECGKCFTKKSHLIKHEKIHTGEKPFSCSECGKCFSQKSNLLAHERRHTGEKPFSCSECGKCFADKSILVTHEMYHTGDKKLSCSVCGKRFYKKYHLIIHERIHTGEKPFSCFECGKCFTKKSHVVRHQRSHIGTKLCYWFDIPAIQGLCPARSPCATNPGKNLMNNPQAIMEKGESDVRGDEWRCKEEVVTDEYNSSSEGHLISSYIKVEDDSFKQETYEEHDNISDIPSALPSKELSPNSSQTVKQNKRVENKIASTRKKPISCSECGKCFTKKSHLVVHERIHTGEKPFSCPECGKCFSQKTNLLAHERHHTGEKPFACSECGKCFTEKSTLVVHKRNHTGEKPYSCSECGKCFTNKSRLIRHERTHTGEKPFSCSECGKYFSLKSHLIKHERIHTGEKPFSCSECGKCFSQKSSLVAHERCHTEGKPFSCSECGKCFADKSILVTHEIYHTREKKFSCSVCGKHFYKKSHLIIHERIHTGEKPFSCFECGKCFTKKYHVVRHQRTHTGTKPF; encoded by the exons ATGAATAATCCACAAACCATAATGGAGAAAGGAGAAAATGATGTGCAGGGAAATGAGTGGCGGTGCAAAGAGGAAGTTGTTACAG atgagtatgccaacAGCTCCGAAGGACATCTGATATCTTCATATATTAAAGTAGAAGATGATAGCTTCAAACAAGAAACATATGAAGAGCATGGCAACATCTCAGATATCCACTCAACCCTTTATAGCAAAGAACTATCTCCTAATTCATCACAGATTGTTAAGCAAAATAAAAGTGTGGAAAATAAAAGCGGGCCCACAAGAAagaagccaattttgtgctcagaatgtgggaaatgttttgctaagaaatcaaatcttgttgtacatgagagaattcacacaggagagaagccattttcatgttcagaatgtggaaaatatttttctCAGAAGACAAATCTTCTTGCACATGAGaaacatcacacaggagagaagccattttcatgttcagaatgtggaaaatgttttacagcaaAATCAACTCTTGTTGTacatcagagaaatcacacaggagagaagccatattcatgctcagaatgtggcaaatgttttactaAGAAATCTCATCTTATTAAAcatgagaaaattcacacaggagagaaaccattttcatgttcagaatgtgggaaatgtttttctcaGAAATCAAATCTTCTTGCACATGAGAgacgtcacacaggagagaagccattttcatgttcagaatgtgggaaatgttttgcagataaatcaattcttgttacacatgagatgtatcacacaggagataagAAATTGTCATGTTCAGTATGTGGAAAACGTTTTTATAAGAAATATCATCTTATTATACATGagcgaattcacacaggagagaagccattttcatgtttcgaatgtgggaaatgttttactaagaAATCACatgttgttagacatcagagaagtcacattgGGACTAAGCTAT GTTATTGGTTTGATATTCCAGCAATCCAGGGTCTCTGTCCTGCCAGGAGTCCTTGTGCTACG AATCCAGGCAAAAATCTGATGAATAATCCACAAGCCATAATGGAGAAAGGAGAAAGCGATGTGCGGGGAGATGAGTGGCGGTGCAAAGAAGAAGTTGTTACAG ATGAGTATAATAGCAGCTCCGAAGGACATCTGATATCTTCATATATTAAAGTAGAAGATGATAGCTTCAAACAAGAAACATATGAAGAGCACGACAACATCTCAGATATACCCTCAGCCCTTCCTAGCAAAGAACTATCTCCTAATTCATCACAGACTGTTAAGCAAAATAAAAGGGTGGAAAATAAAATCGCGTCCACAAGAAAGAAGCCAATTtcgtgctcagaatgtgggaaatgttttactaagaaatcacatcttgttgtacatgagagaattcacacaggagagaagccattctcatgtccagaatgtggaaaatgtttttctcAGAAAACAAATCTTCTTGCACATGAGagacatcacacaggagagaagccatttgcatgttcagaatgtggaaaatgttttacagaaaaaTCAACTCTTGTTGTACATaagagaaatcacacaggagagaagccatattcatgctcagaatgtggcaaatgttttactaATAAATCACGACTGATTAGAcatgagagaactcacacaggagaaaagccattttcatgttcagaatgtggcaaatattTTTCTTTGAAATCTCATCTTAttaaacatgagagaattcacacaggagagaaaccattttcatgttcagaatgtgggaaatgtttttctcagaaatcaagtcttgttgcacatgagagatgtcacacagaagggaagccattttcatgttcagaatgtgggaaatgttttgcagataaatcaattcttgttacacatgagataTATCACACAAGAGAGAAGAAattttcatgttcagtatgtggaaAACATTTTTATAAGAAATCTCATCTTATTATACATGagcgaattcacacaggagagaagccattttcatgtttcgaatgtgggaagtgttttactaAGAAATACCATGTTGTTAGACATCAGAGGACTCACACTGGGACTAAGCCATTTTAA